The DNA sequence GGGCCCGCAGCCCCCGACGCTTGAGATCCCGCAGCAGCGTGCGCCAGCTCTCCGCACTCTCCCGGTAGCCGTCCTCGAGCGCGACGACTTCCTTGGTGCCGTCGGGGCGCACGCCGATCACGACCAGCGTGCAGAGCCGCTCCTCCTCCAGGCGGATGGTGAAGTGCACCCCGTCGGCCCAGAGATAGACGTAGTCGCGCTCCGTCAGGTCGCGCTGCCGGAACGCCTCGTACTCCGCGGTCCAGCTTTTCGTCAGTCGCAGGATGGCGCTCGACGACAAGCCGGCGGCCTCGGGGCCGAGGAGGGCAGGCAACGCCTCGCGGAAGTCCCCCGACGACAGCCCGTGCAGGTAGAGCAGCGGCAGGACGCTCTCGAGCCGCGGCGACCGCCGCACGTAGGGCGGCAGGATCACGCTCGTGAACTTCTGCCGGACCCCGTCGAGCACACGCCGGTCGTTGACCCGGGGGGCGGCGATGGTCAGGGGGCCGACGCCCGTGGTGACCGGGCGCGGGCGCGCCGTGCCGTTGCGGACGACGAGGGCGTGGCCGCACTCGTCGCGCGCCTCACGGCCGCGCGTCACGTACGCCGCGGCCTCCAGTTGCAGCGCCGCCGCGATCATCCGCCGCGCTCCCTCGCGCGCCAAGTCATCCAGCGTCGTGCTAATCGTCGGCGCCTCACCGGCCGGTGCCTCCGCCTTCGTGGTGATAACCTTCAACATGGGTGGCGTACCTTTCCCCCGGTTGCCACCGGGGCTTTGGGGTTGACTGCTCAACTTCCCCAAGAAGGGTACGTCGCCTCTCTCGCTCATCCACAACTTC is a window from the Candidatus Methylomirabilota bacterium genome containing:
- a CDS encoding IS256 family transposase; translation: MLKVITTKAEAPAGEAPTISTTLDDLAREGARRMIAAALQLEAAAYVTRGREARDECGHALVVRNGTARPRPVTTGVGPLTIAAPRVNDRRVLDGVRQKFTSVILPPYVRRSPRLESVLPLLYLHGLSSGDFREALPALLGPEAAGLSSSAILRLTKSWTAEYEAFRQRDLTERDYVYLWADGVHFTIRLEEERLCTLVVIGVRPDGTKEVVALEDGYRESAESWRTLLRDLKRRGLRAPVLAVGDGALGFWAAVRDVWPETAEQRCWVHRIANVLDKLPRSLQPRAKQAQHEIMYAETRAAAEREIARFTAAYQAKYPKAVASLTVDQDRLLAYFDYPAEHWKHLRTTNPIESTFATVRLREGVTKGAGSRTAGLVMAFKLLQVAEGHWRCLDAAALIPLVRAGVCFEDGVQIEPQKKRKKVAA